Proteins encoded by one window of Polaribacter haliotis:
- a CDS encoding DUF2452 domain-containing protein has product MKKEEKKPDLVVFNEETQKYDASIKPYGTSSSSPVIKPLNTASWKNDGIQRVNKQLKSKFDEVKKEYESLMEKFQYNDLIYNAKFSFEPIFGENYHLYNNKNGEPFLSIIEPEQCSFEYLGSFRLNTDKMWEKIESTSNQEE; this is encoded by the coding sequence ATGAAAAAAGAGGAAAAAAAACCAGATTTAGTCGTTTTTAATGAGGAAACACAAAAATACGATGCTTCTATAAAACCTTATGGAACATCCTCAAGTTCGCCAGTAATTAAACCATTAAATACTGCAAGTTGGAAAAATGACGGAATTCAGCGAGTAAACAAACAACTAAAATCGAAGTTCGACGAGGTTAAAAAAGAGTACGAATCTTTAATGGAAAAGTTTCAGTATAACGATTTAATTTACAATGCTAAATTTAGTTTCGAGCCAATTTTTGGAGAAAATTATCATTTATACAATAACAAAAATGGCGAACCATTTTTGTCTATTATAGAACCAGAACAATGCAGTTTTGAGTATTTAGGATCATTCAGACTAAATACCGATAAAATGTGGGAAAAAATAGAATCAACTTCAAATCAAGAAGAATAA